The proteins below come from a single Candida albicans SC5314 chromosome 7, complete sequence genomic window:
- the TOM7 gene encoding Tom7p (Predicted component of the TOM (translocase of outer membrane) complex involved in protein translocation into mitochondria; flucytosine induced) translates to MAGESSVSKFQITLSDESKERIIKLLDYSKTVAHYGFIPFVLYLGWSATPNKPSILNLLSPFPSA, encoded by the coding sequence atggCAGGTGAATCATCAGTATCAAAATTCCAAATCACTTTATCCGATGAATCAAAGGAAAGAATAATCAAGTTGTTGGACTATTCTAAAACTGTTGCTCATTATGGGTTTATTCCATTTGTTTTATACTTGGGTTGGTCTGCTACTCCAAATAAACCATCTATCTTGAACTTGTTATCTCCATTCCCATCAGCTTAA
- the NUC2 gene encoding Nuc2p (Putative NADH-ubiquinone oxidoreductase; identified in detergent-resistant membrane fraction (possible lipid raft component); alkaline repressed; Hap43-repressed; Spider biofilm repressed) — protein sequence MLRSASRISRHRLYQSLSSQINKQSARCYAAAASSGPENRPLVTPLGRHPQKYSTPAPGFGPTTFTEVLDDVNITWDKNDDPDRLEKQNTKIRHFTINFGPQHPAAHGVLRLILELHGEEIVRSDPHVGLLHRGTEKLIESKTYMQALPYFDRLDYVSMMTNELVFALAVEKLLNVEVPLRAKYIRTLFGEITRILNHCMSVLTHIMDVGGLTPFLWGFEEREKLMEFYERVSGARLHTAYFRPGGVSQDLPAGLLDDIYMWATQFGDRIDEVEELCTDNRIWKDRTIGVGVVSAEDALNYSLSGVMLRGSGIPFDIRKSQPYDAYDLVDFDIAVGINGDCYDRYLIRMAEFRQSLRIIFQCINDIPEGPVKVEDYKISPPSRSLMKEDMEALIHHFLLFTKGYAVPQGETYTAIEAPKGEMAVYVVSDGSERPYRCKIRAPGFAHLGAFDHIARGNLLADAVAIIGTMDLVFGEVDR from the coding sequence atgTTAAGATCTGCCAGTAGAATATCTAGACATAGGTTATATCAATCTTTGTCGTCTCAAATCAACAAGCAGTCAGCCAGATGTTATGCAGCAGCAGCCTCATCGGGTCCTGAAAATAGACCATTGGTAACCCCATTGGGTAGACACCCACAAAAGTATTCGACCCCAGCACCAGGGTTTGGTCCTACTACATTCACTGAAGTGTTAGATGATGTTAATATTACTTGGGATAAAAACGATGACCCAGATAGATTGGAAAAGCAAAATACCAAAATTCGTCATTTCACTATAAATTTTGGTCCACAACATCCAGCTGCTCACGGTGTCTTGCGTTTAATTTTGGAATTACACGGGGAAGAGATTGTTCGTTCTGATCCTCATGTCGGATTGTTACATAGAGGTactgaaaaattaattgagTCTAAAACTTATATGCAAGCCTTGCCATATTTTGATCGTTTGGATTATGTTTCCATGATGACCAACGAATTGGTGTTTGCCTTAGCCGtggaaaaattgttaaatgTTGAAGTTCCATTGAGAGCCAAATACATTCGTACCTTGTTTGGAGAGATCACCAGAATTTTAAACCATTGTATGTCGGTCTTGACCCATATTATGGATGTCGGTGGTTTGACTCCATTCTTGTGGGGTTTCGAAGAGCgtgaaaaattgatggaATTTTATGAACGTGTTTCTGGTGCTAGATTACATACTGCATACTTCAGACCAGGTGGGGTTTCCCAAGACTTGCCTGCTGGATTATTGGATGACATTTATATGTGGGCCACCCAGTTTGGTGATAGaattgatgaagttgaagaattgtGTACCGATAACCGTATTTGGAAAGATCGTACCATTGGTGTAGGTGTTGTTTCTGCTGAAGATGCTTTAAACTATTCATTGAGTGGTGTCATGTTGAGAGGTTCTGGTATTCCATTCGACATTCGTAAATCACAACCATACGATGCATACGATTTAGTCGATTTCGATATTGCTGTTGGTATTAATGGTGATTGTTACGATCGTTATTTGATCAGAATGGCTGAATTCAGACAATCATTAAGAATCATATTCCAATGTATCAATGATATTCCTGAAGGACCTGTCAAGGTTGAAGACTACAAGATCTCCCCTCCATCAAGATCATTAATGAAAGAAGATATGGAAGCTTTGATACACCATTTCTTATTATTCACAAAAGGGTATGCTGTTCCTCAAGGGGAAACATATACTGCTATCGAAGCACCAAAAGGTGAAATGGCAGTCTATGTTGTTTCCGATGGTAGTGAAAGACCATACAGATGTAAGATTAGAGCCCCAGGTTTTGCTCATTTAGGGGCTTTTGATCATATCGCTAGAGGCAATTTATTAGCTGATGCTGTGGCCATTATCGGTACTATGGATTTAGTGTTTGGTGAAGTTGATCgttaa